A single Lactuca sativa cultivar Salinas chromosome 8, Lsat_Salinas_v11, whole genome shotgun sequence DNA region contains:
- the LOC111904638 gene encoding protein HIGH CHLOROPHYLL FLUORESCENCE PHENOTYPE 244, chloroplastic isoform X1, with the protein MASTTLHSRLSHTQSPAITRTSSSLRQITGNSLTWSRAFAPDRLLSAVSHSSLRGSRVKGSVKPLITCAAGTEPVAAANLAPGTPVRPTSIMVIGGTGTLGRQVVRRALDEGYDVRCLVRPRPAPADFLRDWGATVVNGDLTKPETIPATLVGVHTIIDCATGRPEEPIKTVDWEGKVALIQCAKAMGIQKYVFFSIHNCDKHPEVPLMEIKYCTEKFLQESGINHVVIRLCGFMQGLIGQYAVPILEEKSVWGTDAPTRIAYMDTQDIARLTFIAIRSEKVNGKLLTFAGPRAWTTQEVITLCERLAGQDANVTTVPVSVLKFTRQLTRCFEWTNDVADRLAFSEILTSDTVFSVPMNETYQLLGVDQKDIITLEKYLQDYFTNILKKLKDLKAQSKQSDFYI; encoded by the exons ATGGCTTCCACCACACTTCATTCACGGCTATCTCACACTCAGTCGCCGGCGATTACTCGGACCAGTTCCTCTCTTCGCCAGATCACCGGCAATTCGCTGACTTGGAGCCGCGCGTTCGCTCCCGACCGCCTTCTTTCCGCCGTCTCGCATTCTTCTCTTAGAGGTAGTA GAGTTAAAGGGTCTGTGAAGCCATTGATTACATGTGCTGCTGGAACAGAACCTGTAGCAGCAGCTAATTTAGCACCAGGAACCCCAGTGAGGCCAACCAGCATCATGGTGATTGGAGGTACAGGAACTTTAGGAAGACAGGTGGTTAGGCGTGCACTTGATGAAGGATATGATGTGAGATGCCTTGTCAGACCTAGACCTGCTCCTGCTGATTTCCTCCGTGATTGGGGTGCCACTGTTGTCAAT GGAGACTTGACCAAACCTGAAACAATTCCAGCTACATTGGTTGGTGTTCATACAATTATTGACTGTGCCACTGGGCGCCCTGAGGAGCCTATTAAAACC GTAGATTGGGAAGGAAAGGTTGCTCTTATACAGTGTGCAAAAGCAATGGGAATTCAAAAGTATGTATTCTTTTCAATTCATAATTGTGACAAGCATCCAGAAGTTCCGTTAATGGAGATCAAGTATTGCACTGAGAAGTTTCTTCAGGAATCTGGCATTAACCATGTTGTCATCCGGTTATGTGGTTTCATGCAG GGGCTCATTGGTCAATATGCTGTGCCTATATTAGAAGAAAAGTCTGTATGGGGAACAGATGCCCCAACAAGAATAGCTTATATGGACACCCAG GATATAGCTCGTTTAACATTTATTGCTATTCGAAGTGAAAAAGTCAATGGAAAGCTTCTTACATTTGCTGGACCTCGTGCATGGACAACTCAAGAG GTGATAACATTGTGTGAGAGGctggctggacaagatgcaaacGTAACGACAGTTCCAGTCTCGGTTCTCAAATTCACTCGCCAGCTAACTCGTTGTTTCGAATGGACCAACGACGTTGCTGACAGATTGGCGTTTTCAGAG ATTTTGACGAGTGACACGGTATTCTCAGTACCAATGAACGAGACGTATCAGCTTCTTGGTGTGGATCAAAAAGATATCATCACATTAGAGAAATATTTGCAAGATTACTTCACAAATATACTCAAGAAGTTAAAGGACCTCAAGGCCCAATCCAAGCAAAGCGACTTCTACATTTAA
- the LOC111904638 gene encoding protein HIGH CHLOROPHYLL FLUORESCENCE PHENOTYPE 244, chloroplastic isoform X2 codes for MASTTLHSRLSHTQSPAITRTSSSLRQITGNSLTWSRAFAPDRLLSAVSHSSLRGRVKGSVKPLITCAAGTEPVAAANLAPGTPVRPTSIMVIGGTGTLGRQVVRRALDEGYDVRCLVRPRPAPADFLRDWGATVVNGDLTKPETIPATLVGVHTIIDCATGRPEEPIKTVDWEGKVALIQCAKAMGIQKYVFFSIHNCDKHPEVPLMEIKYCTEKFLQESGINHVVIRLCGFMQGLIGQYAVPILEEKSVWGTDAPTRIAYMDTQDIARLTFIAIRSEKVNGKLLTFAGPRAWTTQEVITLCERLAGQDANVTTVPVSVLKFTRQLTRCFEWTNDVADRLAFSEILTSDTVFSVPMNETYQLLGVDQKDIITLEKYLQDYFTNILKKLKDLKAQSKQSDFYI; via the exons ATGGCTTCCACCACACTTCATTCACGGCTATCTCACACTCAGTCGCCGGCGATTACTCGGACCAGTTCCTCTCTTCGCCAGATCACCGGCAATTCGCTGACTTGGAGCCGCGCGTTCGCTCCCGACCGCCTTCTTTCCGCCGTCTCGCATTCTTCTCTTAGAGGTA GAGTTAAAGGGTCTGTGAAGCCATTGATTACATGTGCTGCTGGAACAGAACCTGTAGCAGCAGCTAATTTAGCACCAGGAACCCCAGTGAGGCCAACCAGCATCATGGTGATTGGAGGTACAGGAACTTTAGGAAGACAGGTGGTTAGGCGTGCACTTGATGAAGGATATGATGTGAGATGCCTTGTCAGACCTAGACCTGCTCCTGCTGATTTCCTCCGTGATTGGGGTGCCACTGTTGTCAAT GGAGACTTGACCAAACCTGAAACAATTCCAGCTACATTGGTTGGTGTTCATACAATTATTGACTGTGCCACTGGGCGCCCTGAGGAGCCTATTAAAACC GTAGATTGGGAAGGAAAGGTTGCTCTTATACAGTGTGCAAAAGCAATGGGAATTCAAAAGTATGTATTCTTTTCAATTCATAATTGTGACAAGCATCCAGAAGTTCCGTTAATGGAGATCAAGTATTGCACTGAGAAGTTTCTTCAGGAATCTGGCATTAACCATGTTGTCATCCGGTTATGTGGTTTCATGCAG GGGCTCATTGGTCAATATGCTGTGCCTATATTAGAAGAAAAGTCTGTATGGGGAACAGATGCCCCAACAAGAATAGCTTATATGGACACCCAG GATATAGCTCGTTTAACATTTATTGCTATTCGAAGTGAAAAAGTCAATGGAAAGCTTCTTACATTTGCTGGACCTCGTGCATGGACAACTCAAGAG GTGATAACATTGTGTGAGAGGctggctggacaagatgcaaacGTAACGACAGTTCCAGTCTCGGTTCTCAAATTCACTCGCCAGCTAACTCGTTGTTTCGAATGGACCAACGACGTTGCTGACAGATTGGCGTTTTCAGAG ATTTTGACGAGTGACACGGTATTCTCAGTACCAATGAACGAGACGTATCAGCTTCTTGGTGTGGATCAAAAAGATATCATCACATTAGAGAAATATTTGCAAGATTACTTCACAAATATACTCAAGAAGTTAAAGGACCTCAAGGCCCAATCCAAGCAAAGCGACTTCTACATTTAA
- the LOC111904638 gene encoding protein HIGH CHLOROPHYLL FLUORESCENCE PHENOTYPE 244, chloroplastic isoform X3 gives MASTTLHSRLSHTQSPAITRTSSSLRQITGNSLTWSRAFAPDRLLSAVSHSSLRGVKGSVKPLITCAAGTEPVAAANLAPGTPVRPTSIMVIGGTGTLGRQVVRRALDEGYDVRCLVRPRPAPADFLRDWGATVVNGDLTKPETIPATLVGVHTIIDCATGRPEEPIKTVDWEGKVALIQCAKAMGIQKYVFFSIHNCDKHPEVPLMEIKYCTEKFLQESGINHVVIRLCGFMQGLIGQYAVPILEEKSVWGTDAPTRIAYMDTQDIARLTFIAIRSEKVNGKLLTFAGPRAWTTQEVITLCERLAGQDANVTTVPVSVLKFTRQLTRCFEWTNDVADRLAFSEILTSDTVFSVPMNETYQLLGVDQKDIITLEKYLQDYFTNILKKLKDLKAQSKQSDFYI, from the exons ATGGCTTCCACCACACTTCATTCACGGCTATCTCACACTCAGTCGCCGGCGATTACTCGGACCAGTTCCTCTCTTCGCCAGATCACCGGCAATTCGCTGACTTGGAGCCGCGCGTTCGCTCCCGACCGCCTTCTTTCCGCCGTCTCGCATTCTTCTCTTAGAG GAGTTAAAGGGTCTGTGAAGCCATTGATTACATGTGCTGCTGGAACAGAACCTGTAGCAGCAGCTAATTTAGCACCAGGAACCCCAGTGAGGCCAACCAGCATCATGGTGATTGGAGGTACAGGAACTTTAGGAAGACAGGTGGTTAGGCGTGCACTTGATGAAGGATATGATGTGAGATGCCTTGTCAGACCTAGACCTGCTCCTGCTGATTTCCTCCGTGATTGGGGTGCCACTGTTGTCAAT GGAGACTTGACCAAACCTGAAACAATTCCAGCTACATTGGTTGGTGTTCATACAATTATTGACTGTGCCACTGGGCGCCCTGAGGAGCCTATTAAAACC GTAGATTGGGAAGGAAAGGTTGCTCTTATACAGTGTGCAAAAGCAATGGGAATTCAAAAGTATGTATTCTTTTCAATTCATAATTGTGACAAGCATCCAGAAGTTCCGTTAATGGAGATCAAGTATTGCACTGAGAAGTTTCTTCAGGAATCTGGCATTAACCATGTTGTCATCCGGTTATGTGGTTTCATGCAG GGGCTCATTGGTCAATATGCTGTGCCTATATTAGAAGAAAAGTCTGTATGGGGAACAGATGCCCCAACAAGAATAGCTTATATGGACACCCAG GATATAGCTCGTTTAACATTTATTGCTATTCGAAGTGAAAAAGTCAATGGAAAGCTTCTTACATTTGCTGGACCTCGTGCATGGACAACTCAAGAG GTGATAACATTGTGTGAGAGGctggctggacaagatgcaaacGTAACGACAGTTCCAGTCTCGGTTCTCAAATTCACTCGCCAGCTAACTCGTTGTTTCGAATGGACCAACGACGTTGCTGACAGATTGGCGTTTTCAGAG ATTTTGACGAGTGACACGGTATTCTCAGTACCAATGAACGAGACGTATCAGCTTCTTGGTGTGGATCAAAAAGATATCATCACATTAGAGAAATATTTGCAAGATTACTTCACAAATATACTCAAGAAGTTAAAGGACCTCAAGGCCCAATCCAAGCAAAGCGACTTCTACATTTAA
- the LOC111904650 gene encoding uncharacterized protein LOC111904650 has protein sequence MEGHAFAMRLTDNEFRLVADLSAKNVKPHDILSTLKEQNPENVSTLQTIYNAKTKIRKNEHEGMTQMQGLLSSLKKGGYIYYYRTNNLSNELEDLFFIHPRSLEIWQAFPQVMLMDATYKTNKYKMPFLEVVGVTSTRLTFCIAFVFTQEEKEFNYTWALNCLKSTMGGSLCPRVIVTDRELALMKACHIVFPNSKQLLFLSQTEEAYNLNLAQLQTILFEYSGVRDYLHDVWLHKYKHMFIAAWTDKILHYGNNISNRVESQHAKLKLYLDTPQSDLWKCSSVVHNIVQSQVTAIKASFEYSKGRINHRVNMKMFELLWNYISLEALDMISNEFERCKSGDFLEKTYFASPINMGDDDDIHCDDEVKIITENFEKQPRSIKHNILRNLREFINPSKTSVPSVHKTTRGRPSLKKKPLKDNGVDAPIEDPHRHSCSNTYELGLSSTNIHEPPRHSSYANQQNYSYSYMNEFRKVLHPYIKQVHNVEGDGHCGFRAIASCLGLHQDEWYQIRVNLMEEL, from the exons ATGGAGGGTCATGCATTTGCAATGCGATTGACTGATAATGAATTTCGTTTGGTGGCTGATTTATCAGCAAAGAATGTGAAACCGCATGATATTTTATCAACGTTGAAAGAGCAAAATCCGGAAAATGTGTCTACACTCCAAACAATATACAATGCTAAAACGAAAATACGGAAGAATGAGCACGAAGGTATGACCCAAATGCAAGGTCTTTTGTCATCTTTGAAGAAAGGaggttatatttattattatcgtACAAATAATTTGTCTAACGAGTTGGAAGATTTATTCTTTATTCATCCGAGATCATTGGAGATATGGCAAGCATTTCCACAAGTGATGTTGATGGATGCAACTTACAAAACGAACAAGTATAAGATGCCTTTTCTTGAAGTTGTCGGCGTAACTTCAACTCGGCTAACATTTTGCATTGCATTTGTATTTACGCAAGAAGAAAAAGAATTCAATTACACGTGGGCGTTAAATTGTTTAAAGTCGACAATGGGTGGATCTCTTTGTCCTCGAGTTATTGTCACAGATAGAGAGTTGGCGTTGATGAAAGCATGTCACATTGTATTTCCAAATTCTAAGCAATTACTTT TTTTGTCTCAAACAGAGGAAGCATATAACCTTAATCTGGCACAACTCCAAACAATATTGTTTGAATATTCAG GTGTTCGTGATTATCTTCATGATGTGTGGTTGCACAAATATAAACACATGTTCATAGCCGCTTGGACTGACAAAATTCTTCATTATggaaataacataagtaacagaGTTGAAAGCCAGCATGCCAAGCTGAAACTGTACTTGGATACACCACAATCTGATTTATGGAAATGTTCATCTGTTGTTCATAATATCGTTCAGTCACAGGTGACGGCTATCAAAGCAAGCTTTGAGTATAGCAAAGGTCGCATCAACCATCGGGTAAACATGAAAATGTTCGAACTATTGTGGAATTATATTTCATTGGAAGCATTAGACATGATCTCTAATGAATTCGAACGATGTAAAAGCGGTGAT TTTTTAGAGAAAACTTACTTTGCATCCCCCATAAACAtgggagatgatgatgatattcattgtgatgatgaAGTGAAAATAATTACTGAGAACTTTGAAAAGCAACCAAGGTCTATAAAGCATAACATTCTGAGGAATTTAAGAGAGTTTATCAACCCATCAAAAACATCAGTACCCTCTGTTCATAAAACTACCCGTGGTCGACCAAGTTTGAAGAAGAAACCTCTCAAAGATAATGGAGTTGATGCGCCAATCGAAGATCCCCATAGACATAGTTGTTCAAACACATATGAACTTGGGTTAAGTTCCACGAATATTCATGAACCACCAAGACATAGCTCGTATGCAAACCAACAAAActattcatattcatatatgaatgaattTCGAAAGGTACTACATCCTTACATTAAGCAGGTACACAATGTAGAAGGTGATGGACATTGCGGATTCCGTGCAATCGCTTCTTGTCTTGGTCTTCATCAAGATGAATGGTACCAAATTCGAGTTAATTTAATGGAAGAGTTATAA
- the LOC111904649 gene encoding uncharacterized protein LOC111904649, with protein MFGSEYRFQLYNSLNFFGEEAPLQNWMIMPDTGVLIASRYNMVLHCFIRHASTTYLPLRSTPPPPHERIVIAIGLVYGNHYVKLDLEGEYTMPPIAPQWIHCKRPCAAEWVTPYIERLNMYNHYYRASFNG; from the coding sequence ATGTTTGGAAGTGAATATCGGTTTCAATTATataactctttgaatttctttgGCGAAGAAGCGCCACTTCAAAACTGGATGATTATGCCTGATACAGGTGTCCTAATTGCTTCAAGATACAACATGGTATTACATTGTTTTATCCGACACGCAAGCACAACGTACTTACCACTTCGATCTACTCCACCACCACCCCATGAACGCATTGTTATTGCAATTGGCCTCGTCTATGGTAATCATTATGTCAAGCTAGATCTAGAAGGAGAGTACACGATGCCTCCTATTGCACCACAATGGATTCATTGCAAACGTCCATGTGCAGCTGAATGGGTCACCCCGTATATCGAACGGCTAAATATGTATAATCATTATTATCGTGCTAGTTTTAATGGCTAA